One Funiculus sociatus GB2-C1 DNA window includes the following coding sequences:
- the lgt gene encoding prolipoprotein diacylglyceryl transferase yields the protein MLLDISTLPLAFQFASPGPTLVELGPLAIRWYGLLIASAVLIGVSLSQYLAKRRKVNPDIISDLALWLIVSAIPSARLYYVLFQWSEYAQKPGDIIAIWKGGIAIHGAIIGGSLAALIFARLQKIPFWQLADLVAPSLILGQAIGRWGNFFNSEAFGRPTNLPWKLFIPYPNRPAGYKNFEYFHPTFLYESLWNLMVFGLLITLFFRDLKRPRLKLGTLALIYMVAYSAGRVWIEGLRTDSLMLGPLRIAQVISLSGMTLGLAGLAWLYLFRRSLPDVVSSPNNQNADEISH from the coding sequence ATGCTTCTTGATATTTCCACTTTGCCTCTAGCTTTTCAATTTGCCTCCCCAGGCCCGACTCTAGTTGAACTAGGGCCTTTAGCCATCCGTTGGTACGGCCTTTTAATTGCCTCAGCAGTATTAATTGGGGTAAGCCTTTCTCAATATCTGGCAAAGCGCCGTAAAGTCAACCCAGACATAATCAGCGACTTGGCACTATGGCTAATCGTTTCGGCAATTCCCAGCGCCCGACTCTACTATGTTTTGTTTCAGTGGTCAGAGTACGCCCAAAAGCCAGGTGATATTATTGCGATCTGGAAAGGTGGCATTGCCATTCACGGAGCCATAATCGGCGGTAGCTTGGCAGCTTTGATTTTTGCCCGACTTCAAAAAATTCCCTTCTGGCAATTAGCCGACTTGGTAGCGCCCTCTTTGATTCTCGGTCAAGCAATCGGACGTTGGGGCAATTTCTTCAATTCTGAAGCCTTCGGTCGTCCGACAAATCTGCCCTGGAAACTCTTTATTCCTTACCCTAATCGTCCGGCTGGGTACAAAAATTTTGAGTATTTCCATCCTACCTTTCTCTATGAATCCCTTTGGAATTTAATGGTGTTTGGATTACTGATAACTTTGTTTTTTCGGGATTTGAAGAGACCACGCCTCAAATTGGGTACTCTCGCTTTAATTTACATGGTGGCTTATAGTGCCGGCCGCGTCTGGATTGAAGGATTACGTACCGATAGTCTGATGCTGGGCCCACTGCGGATTGCTCAAGTAATAAGTCTGAGTGGAATGACTCTAGGATTAGCTGGTTTAGCTTGGCTTTATCTATTCCGCCGCTCTCTGCCAGATGTTGTATCATCCCCCAATAATCAGAATGCTGATGAAATTAGTCATTAG
- the rlmN gene encoding 23S rRNA (adenine(2503)-C(2))-methyltransferase RlmN, with protein sequence MSQVTPMITTDSSTKTLTRPLLGLTLSELTQWVQEQGQPAYRGQQLYQWIYQKGARSLSDITVFSKQWRDQVADFPIGRSTLHYRSVAPDKTVKYLLRLADGQIIETVGIPSEKRFTVCVSSQVGCPMACDFCATGKGGFIRNLAKHEIIDQVLTVQEDFGRRVSHIVFMGMGEPLLNTDNVLGAIESLNKDVGIGQRWMTVSTVGVRDRIHQLAKHQLQVTLAVSLHAPNQPLREKLIPTAHRYPLDELLAECREYVEITRRRISFEYILLAGVNDLPEHAEQLGKHLRGFQCHVNLIPYNPIQEADYQRPSSMRIQSFVSALKKQHIAVSIRYSRGLEADAACGQLRASKK encoded by the coding sequence ATGTCTCAAGTTACTCCTATGATTACTACCGATTCGTCTACCAAAACCTTAACTCGTCCCCTGTTGGGATTAACCCTGTCAGAATTAACCCAATGGGTTCAGGAACAGGGACAACCCGCTTACCGGGGACAGCAACTATATCAGTGGATTTATCAAAAAGGGGCGCGATCGCTTTCTGACATTACTGTATTTTCTAAACAGTGGCGCGACCAAGTAGCCGATTTCCCCATCGGACGCTCCACCCTACATTACCGCTCGGTCGCCCCAGACAAAACGGTAAAATATCTGCTGCGACTTGCTGACGGTCAAATTATCGAAACTGTTGGTATTCCCAGCGAAAAACGCTTCACTGTCTGCGTATCGTCTCAGGTGGGTTGTCCGATGGCGTGCGACTTCTGCGCCACTGGTAAGGGAGGTTTCATCCGCAACCTCGCCAAACATGAAATCATCGATCAGGTGTTGACGGTTCAAGAAGACTTCGGGCGACGAGTTAGCCACATTGTATTTATGGGGATGGGCGAACCGTTGCTGAATACAGATAATGTACTCGGTGCAATTGAATCTTTGAACAAAGATGTGGGAATTGGACAGCGGTGGATGACAGTTTCCACAGTGGGAGTACGCGATCGCATTCACCAACTCGCTAAACATCAACTGCAAGTCACTCTCGCCGTCAGCCTGCACGCCCCAAATCAGCCGCTACGCGAAAAACTCATCCCTACCGCACACCGCTATCCTCTAGACGAGTTATTAGCAGAATGTCGCGAGTACGTAGAGATAACTCGTCGTCGCATCTCTTTTGAATATATCTTGCTGGCGGGTGTAAACGACCTCCCAGAACACGCCGAACAATTAGGCAAACACTTGCGGGGTTTCCAGTGTCACGTTAACTTAATTCCCTACAATCCTATTCAAGAAGCCGATTATCAGCGTCCTAGTTCTATGCGGATTCAATCTTTTGTTTCCGCTTTGAAAAAGCAACATATTGCTGTTAGCATCCGCTACTCGCGTGGTTTGGAAGCAGATGCAGCTTGCGGACAACTTCGTGCCAGTAAAAAGTAA
- the coaD gene encoding pantetheine-phosphate adenylyltransferase — MIAIYPGSFDPITLGHLDIIKRGCRLFEQVIVAVLRNPNKTPLFTVEERIEQIRISTQGLQNLEVDSFDGLTVNYARIRGAGVLLRGLRVLSDFEHELQMAHTNKTLFEQIETVFLATSNEYSFLSSSVVKEIARFGGSVDHLVPQHVALDIYRCYAKTLPDSTPTVVDASRKMNYPIVDHPV, encoded by the coding sequence GTGATTGCAATTTATCCAGGCAGCTTCGATCCGATTACCCTCGGTCACTTGGACATCATTAAGCGCGGCTGTCGCCTTTTTGAGCAGGTGATCGTCGCCGTGCTGCGTAATCCTAACAAAACGCCACTGTTTACAGTGGAGGAGCGGATAGAGCAGATACGCATATCTACCCAAGGCTTGCAAAATCTAGAAGTAGACAGCTTTGATGGTTTGACGGTTAATTATGCCAGAATACGGGGGGCAGGTGTGCTGCTGCGCGGTTTGCGGGTGCTTTCTGACTTTGAACATGAGCTACAGATGGCTCACACTAATAAAACGCTTTTCGAGCAGATTGAGACGGTTTTTCTGGCTACTTCTAACGAGTACAGTTTCTTAAGTAGTAGCGTAGTGAAAGAGATTGCCAGATTTGGCGGCTCTGTTGATCATCTTGTTCCCCAGCACGTCGCCTTAGATATCTACCGATGTTACGCCAAGACTCTTCCCGACTCGACCCCGACAGTAGTGGACGCTTCCCGGAAAATGAATTACCCGATAGTGGATCATCCGGTGTAG
- a CDS encoding endonuclease/exonuclease/phosphatase family protein has product MDVIARILITLSLPGFILLTKLPGSVGDATISTALGKLGSPLGAGAGLIILVIAGLIANALSKIVVDGLLIWFYQKRCNSEPEETLLKEIDNFPLSTDLKIKLKWAVTKNPIRPFPQGKRLLKKEFTFLTVVLALFSLAGYFGRFHKLLELTSHFKLQYLILSFCPFILFLLRQRRKKLLFIITILCIILNLLEVLPWYIPQPAIASEQLQKSSRFLLSNVYYKNESHSRVISLVREEKPDVAVFLEVNNLWSKELEKLQDILPYTFTSKMPEKSLNLQIYSKVPLENTQIKSLGEGRPALLADVTIQGKVVSIIATHPNIPTTNSSFKQRNQQFKAIGDYVPRIKNLVVLIGDLNTTMWSPFYQRMVDNAGLINTRQGFGILPTWKTPIPWVYIPLDHCLVSPEIQVKNFRRGRDVGSDHLPVIADLVMPKKA; this is encoded by the coding sequence ATGGATGTGATCGCCAGAATCCTAATCACTCTATCATTGCCAGGTTTCATACTCCTGACGAAATTGCCTGGTTCAGTCGGTGACGCAACTATTAGCACAGCGCTGGGAAAGCTCGGTTCTCCCTTGGGTGCAGGGGCTGGTTTGATAATTTTAGTAATTGCCGGATTAATTGCCAACGCTTTGAGTAAAATTGTTGTTGATGGTTTGCTAATCTGGTTTTATCAAAAGCGCTGCAACTCTGAACCCGAAGAAACCCTCCTTAAAGAGATTGACAATTTCCCACTTTCTACTGACTTAAAAATTAAGCTCAAATGGGCTGTCACTAAAAACCCTATCCGCCCTTTTCCTCAAGGAAAACGCCTCCTCAAAAAAGAATTTACCTTCTTAACTGTTGTCCTAGCCCTTTTCTCTCTGGCTGGTTATTTTGGAAGATTCCACAAATTATTAGAACTTACTTCCCATTTCAAGCTTCAATATTTAATTCTTAGCTTTTGTCCTTTTATTTTATTTTTACTCAGACAACGCAGGAAAAAACTTTTATTTATTATTACGATACTTTGTATAATTTTAAACTTGCTTGAGGTTCTGCCTTGGTATATTCCTCAGCCAGCAATAGCATCTGAACAATTACAAAAAAGTTCTAGATTTCTACTATCGAATGTATATTATAAAAATGAAAGTCATTCTAGAGTCATTTCGCTAGTCAGAGAAGAAAAACCAGATGTTGCTGTTTTTTTAGAAGTCAACAATCTTTGGTCAAAAGAGTTAGAAAAATTACAAGATATTCTTCCATACACTTTTACATCAAAAATGCCCGAAAAAAGCCTAAATCTACAAATCTATAGTAAAGTGCCTCTGGAAAACACCCAAATAAAATCTTTGGGAGAAGGTAGACCTGCTTTACTGGCAGATGTAACTATTCAAGGAAAAGTGGTGTCAATTATCGCCACTCATCCTAATATCCCCACTACAAACTCTTCTTTTAAACAGCGTAATCAGCAGTTTAAAGCGATAGGAGATTATGTTCCTAGAATTAAAAATCTAGTTGTGTTAATTGGAGATTTGAATACAACTATGTGGTCGCCGTTCTACCAAAGAATGGTAGATAATGCCGGACTTATTAACACTCGGCAGGGATTTGGCATCCTACCAACATGGAAAACTCCTATTCCGTGGGTTTATATTCCCTTAGATCATTGTTTAGTCAGTCCAGAAATTCAGGTTAAAAATTTTCGCAGAGGTAGGGATGTGGGGTCAGATCATCTGCCCGTAATTGCCGATCTAGTAATGCCTAAAAAAGCTTAA
- a CDS encoding zinc-dependent alcohol dehydrogenase family protein, producing the protein MKAVLMTEAGEAEVLQLQEVPDPTIEKDTEILVRLHAAGINPIDTKLRGRGTFYPDQMPAILGCDGAGVVEAVGDAVQRFQVGDEVYFCCGGLGAKLGNYAQKAVVDEHFVAKKPASLDFAEAAAAPLVLITAWEALYERGRLEPREKALIHAGAGGVGHVAIQLAKLKGADVCTTVSSEEKAEFVRELGADQVIFYKETDFVQATLDWTGGEGVDLAFDTIGGETFYKTFPAVRVYGDVVTILEPDPAYINWKTARSRNLRISFELMLTPMLQGLVEAQQHHGEILEQCATWIDEGSLKIHLSKTFPLAEAAAAHKMLEAGSVTGKIALVID; encoded by the coding sequence ATGAAAGCAGTCTTGATGACAGAAGCCGGCGAAGCTGAAGTTTTACAACTTCAAGAAGTACCAGATCCCACCATAGAAAAAGATACAGAAATCTTGGTGCGTCTCCATGCAGCAGGAATTAACCCAATTGATACGAAATTGCGGGGACGCGGCACTTTTTATCCCGATCAAATGCCAGCTATTTTAGGTTGTGATGGTGCTGGCGTGGTGGAAGCTGTGGGTGATGCGGTGCAGCGATTTCAAGTAGGGGATGAGGTGTATTTCTGCTGTGGTGGACTGGGTGCTAAATTGGGGAATTATGCACAAAAAGCTGTGGTAGATGAGCATTTTGTTGCTAAGAAACCTGCATCGTTGGACTTTGCTGAAGCTGCTGCTGCACCTCTAGTTTTAATTACCGCCTGGGAAGCCTTATATGAACGAGGACGTTTGGAACCTAGAGAGAAGGCATTAATTCATGCTGGTGCTGGTGGTGTTGGTCATGTAGCAATTCAACTAGCTAAATTGAAAGGTGCGGATGTTTGTACTACTGTCAGTTCTGAAGAAAAGGCTGAGTTTGTCCGCGAGTTGGGTGCGGATCAGGTAATTTTTTATAAAGAAACAGACTTTGTGCAAGCTACTCTGGATTGGACTGGAGGAGAGGGCGTAGATTTAGCTTTTGATACGATAGGCGGGGAAACATTTTATAAAACTTTTCCGGCGGTGCGGGTTTACGGGGATGTCGTGACGATTTTGGAGCCTGACCCAGCTTATATTAATTGGAAGACAGCGCGATCGCGCAATCTCAGAATCAGCTTTGAACTGATGCTAACTCCGATGTTGCAGGGACTTGTGGAAGCGCAACAGCATCACGGAGAAATTTTAGAACAATGTGCAACCTGGATTGATGAAGGTTCGCTGAAAATTCACCTTAGTAAAACCTTCCCTTTAGCAGAAGCAGCAGCAGCTCACAAAATGTTAGAAGCTGGGTCAGTTACAGGGAAAATTGCCTTAGTAATTGATTAG
- a CDS encoding replication restart DNA helicase PriA, whose protein sequence is MEIVQAIRCPNCGSPAERYYINSSNLTRTQCHSCDYLMVTCSLTGKVIEAYAPGLYAHK, encoded by the coding sequence ATGGAAATAGTCCAAGCAATTAGATGCCCAAACTGTGGCAGTCCGGCGGAACGTTACTATATTAATAGTAGTAATCTGACTCGGACACAATGCCACAGCTGCGACTACTTGATGGTGACTTGCTCTCTCACGGGCAAAGTGATAGAAGCTTATGCGCCTGGACTATACGCCCATAAATAA
- the cobM gene encoding precorrin-4 C(11)-methyltransferase, with translation MSDVTESICEKSLPPLAPAVYIVGAGPGDPDLLTVKAQKLLAVADVILFADSLVPVKILQGVRADAEIIRTGNKTLEEILPVMIERVRSHKSVVRLHSGDPSLYGAVHEQMQALNEADIPFEVVPGISAFQAAAAKLKVELTVPELVQTIILTRISGSASAVPEREELASLAAHQASLCLYLAARHVEDAQAKLMQHYPAETPVAICFRLGWHDEKIWVVPLHQMAAVTRQENLIRTTLYVISPALGNVAGQEPLATEKRRSRLYHPEHSHLFRQSPTSP, from the coding sequence GTGTCTGATGTAACTGAATCTATCTGTGAAAAATCATTGCCTCCCTTGGCACCAGCAGTTTACATCGTCGGTGCAGGGCCGGGAGATCCAGATTTATTGACTGTCAAGGCGCAAAAATTACTGGCTGTTGCAGATGTAATTTTATTTGCTGATTCCCTGGTTCCTGTGAAGATTTTGCAGGGTGTGCGTGCGGACGCGGAGATTATCCGCACTGGCAATAAAACTCTCGAAGAGATTTTACCAGTGATGATCGAAAGAGTGCGATCGCATAAATCTGTAGTCCGCCTCCACTCTGGCGATCCTAGTCTCTACGGTGCCGTACACGAGCAAATGCAAGCCTTAAATGAGGCAGATATTCCTTTTGAAGTCGTCCCCGGCATCAGCGCCTTCCAAGCTGCTGCTGCCAAACTCAAAGTTGAACTAACTGTACCAGAATTGGTACAGACTATTATCCTGACTCGCATCAGTGGTAGCGCCTCCGCCGTACCAGAACGAGAAGAGTTAGCATCTCTGGCAGCGCATCAAGCTTCTTTATGTCTTTACCTGGCGGCGCGTCATGTCGAAGATGCACAAGCGAAACTGATGCAACATTACCCCGCCGAGACACCAGTAGCGATTTGCTTTCGCTTAGGGTGGCATGATGAAAAAATTTGGGTAGTTCCCCTGCACCAAATGGCAGCTGTAACTAGGCAGGAAAATTTAATCCGTACCACACTTTATGTAATTAGTCCAGCTTTAGGGAATGTGGCAGGGCAAGAGCCTCTGGCGACGGAGAAACGCCGTTCGCGTCTTTACCATCCCGAACACAGCCACCTATTTCGCCAGTCGCCCACATCGCCTTAG
- a CDS encoding ATP synthase F0 subunit B, protein MLRQDSSRLDPDSSGRFPENELPDSGSSGVDIQGELDRIEEMILDSRRIPLTGIRLIDEEPLLDQLDLVRINLPSAFQEAEEIVRQKEEILLQAEEYAQQIIEAAERRADQILDEMGIIRQAEREAQQIRQAVQQECEAMSEQTISEIERMRLQAQQELQEMRSLAMQEAEDIQNGADDYADRVLVNIEQQLNDMLKVIRNGRQQLQSDVPTPRNSHTDAGGSSTRTSPNSPKK, encoded by the coding sequence ATGTTACGCCAAGACTCTTCCCGACTCGACCCCGACAGTAGTGGACGCTTCCCGGAAAATGAATTACCCGATAGTGGATCATCCGGTGTAGATATTCAGGGGGAACTCGACCGAATTGAGGAAATGATTCTCGATAGTAGGCGCATCCCTTTAACTGGTATCCGCTTGATTGATGAGGAACCGTTGCTGGATCAGTTGGATCTGGTGCGGATTAATTTGCCATCGGCTTTTCAGGAAGCGGAAGAAATTGTCCGCCAGAAAGAAGAAATTCTCCTGCAAGCTGAGGAGTATGCACAGCAGATCATTGAGGCGGCTGAACGACGCGCCGATCAGATTTTGGATGAAATGGGCATTATCCGACAAGCCGAACGGGAAGCTCAACAAATCCGGCAAGCTGTGCAGCAGGAGTGCGAAGCGATGAGCGAGCAAACAATCTCTGAGATTGAGCGAATGCGCCTACAAGCACAACAGGAACTACAAGAGATGCGATCGCTTGCTATGCAAGAAGCTGAAGACATTCAAAACGGAGCTGACGATTACGCCGATCGAGTTCTGGTAAATATCGAGCAGCAGCTTAACGATATGTTAAAGGTAATCCGCAACGGTCGGCAACAGTTGCAAAGTGATGTTCCGACTCCACGTAACTCCCATACTGATGCTGGTGGTTCCTCAACCCGCACTTCCCCAAATTCACCTAAAAAATAA
- a CDS encoding type II secretion system F family protein: protein MPLPAKLTTKQKALFFQQFASLLNAMSIQQSLNLAGKGQNSAFGSYLQKVAVAVGAGQSLAGALALDSRYFDSWTISLIGYSEYSGSLTEAFKKLAIAHFTKAKRERLYRSVLQSAIALIWSLLVLAAAIFKRNPQNLTHPGFWLCSIGLALLLVGVSLLSFRFPGRGLQRLAAKLPVLGKIIQTRSLLYFTELALPLSCGIPILTALELLRSHIPDPQISTHVAKASRQIRAGRTLSESLQSKLPPVAIQYIRTGEETGNLDEALRKMGEYYESELDRSLQQLQGILRPASIISLGCLVALVGIRAINSLINSLPT from the coding sequence GTGCCTCTACCAGCAAAATTAACAACCAAACAAAAGGCTCTATTTTTTCAACAATTCGCAAGTTTGCTGAATGCCATGTCGATACAGCAAAGCTTAAACTTGGCGGGAAAAGGTCAAAATTCTGCTTTTGGAAGCTATTTACAGAAAGTAGCAGTAGCTGTGGGAGCAGGTCAAAGTTTGGCGGGGGCGCTTGCTCTTGATTCTCGATATTTTGACAGTTGGACGATAAGCTTGATAGGCTATTCAGAATATAGTGGATCGCTAACAGAAGCTTTTAAAAAACTAGCGATCGCACACTTTACCAAAGCCAAACGAGAACGCCTGTATCGTTCGGTACTGCAAAGCGCGATCGCGCTGATTTGGAGTCTGTTGGTACTCGCAGCTGCAATTTTTAAACGTAACCCCCAAAATCTCACCCATCCTGGTTTTTGGCTGTGCAGTATTGGGTTAGCATTGCTTTTAGTTGGTGTAAGTTTGTTGAGTTTTCGCTTTCCAGGTAGAGGGTTACAGCGGTTAGCAGCGAAACTTCCCGTTTTGGGGAAAATAATCCAAACGCGATCGCTACTTTATTTTACCGAGTTGGCGTTGCCCTTAAGTTGCGGTATCCCTATCCTCACCGCCTTAGAATTATTGCGATCGCATATCCCCGATCCTCAAATATCAACCCATGTCGCGAAAGCTTCTCGACAAATTCGCGCCGGAAGAACCCTCAGCGAAAGTTTACAAAGCAAATTACCGCCAGTTGCAATTCAGTATATTCGTACTGGCGAAGAAACAGGAAATCTCGACGAGGCGTTGCGAAAAATGGGGGAATATTACGAAAGCGAGTTAGATCGAAGCTTGCAACAGTTACAGGGCATCTTGCGCCCTGCGAGTATTATAAGCTTAGGATGTTTGGTGGCGTTAGTAGGAATTAGAGCGATTAACTCGCTAATAAACTCGCTACCAACTTAA
- the cysC gene encoding adenylyl-sulfate kinase, which translates to MERQQRGVTVWFTGLSGAGKTTISKAVAQALQARGYKVEILDGDIVRENLTKDLGFSKQDRDENIRRIGFVSQLLTRNGVIVITSAISPYREIREEVRSRIGDFVEVYVNAPLETCEQRDVKGLYKKARAGEIKQFTGIDDPYEPPLNPEVECCTNAESIAQSMEKVILKLEEMGYVKPLGIFSNNGKLVANSYVI; encoded by the coding sequence ATGGAAAGACAACAGCGTGGTGTAACCGTTTGGTTTACGGGTTTAAGCGGTGCAGGTAAAACCACCATTAGCAAGGCAGTAGCCCAAGCTTTACAGGCACGGGGATACAAGGTTGAGATTCTCGACGGTGACATTGTGCGCGAAAACCTAACTAAGGATTTGGGATTTAGTAAACAGGATCGGGACGAGAACATCCGCCGCATTGGTTTTGTGTCTCAACTGCTGACGCGGAATGGGGTAATAGTAATTACTTCAGCAATTTCACCGTATCGGGAAATTAGAGAAGAAGTGCGATCGCGTATCGGGGATTTTGTTGAAGTCTATGTCAATGCACCGCTAGAAACTTGCGAACAGCGCGATGTTAAAGGCTTGTATAAGAAAGCTAGGGCTGGAGAGATTAAACAGTTCACTGGTATTGATGACCCTTATGAGCCGCCTCTCAACCCGGAAGTAGAATGTTGTACAAACGCCGAAAGCATAGCTCAAAGCATGGAAAAAGTGATATTGAAGCTAGAAGAAATGGGCTATGTTAAACCATTAGGCATTTTTAGCAACAATGGCAAATTAGTAGCAAATAGTTATGTAATCTAG
- a CDS encoding glycoside hydrolase family 31 protein has protein sequence MPQYFGKLPTTGASWSTIGAVQGIQRHQQGVDFDCGGSRLAISILAANLIRVRLAPKGEFMPRRSWAVTPDDAEWSVVPFEVKETDAAVEILTEQLRVRVQRNECRVECFDQAGQAIAHDTGMGMAWRTGAIVTWKRIEADEHFYGFGERTRLLDKLSEVKTNWTLDALDYDSLTDEMYTCIPFFIALRPNVNYGIFFNTTFWSQFDIGAEEPGVLRMETRSDELDYYIVYGSEPAQILRTYTQLTGRMPLPPKWAIGYHQCRWSYESEDVVRELAAEFRKRRIPCDVIHLDIDYMNGYRVFTWSPKRFSEPAKLVSELAQDGFKTVTIIDPGVKYEPEGDYHVFDAGVEKDYFVRKTDGELFHGYVWPDKAVFPDFLRPEVREWWGDLHRSLTEAGVAGIWNDMNEPAIADRPFGDPGEKIWFPPDAPQGSEAERTTHTETHNLYGQSMAQAAYEGMKKLRPNQRSFILTRSGFAGVQRYSSVWMGDNQSLWEYLENSLPMLCNMGLSGVAFVGCDVGGFAGNATAELFARWMQVGMLYPLMRGHSAMTTAQHEPWVFGDRTENICREYINLRYQLLPYFYTLFWEAATTGAPILRPLLYHFPNDTHTYKLYDQVLLGSSLMAAPVYRPGVEYRAVYLPQGTWYDWWTGERYEGATHILAHAPLEKMPLYVRAGAIIPMQPVMQYVDERPLEELTLRIFPGNGEFTLYEDDGHTFEYQNGAWATTTYRVSSEGLETIVDIEARQGQWTPSRETIVQVVGVGEQRFVDDGTSRQLRF, from the coding sequence ATGCCGCAATATTTTGGAAAACTTCCCACAACAGGGGCATCTTGGTCAACTATAGGGGCAGTACAAGGAATACAACGTCACCAGCAGGGTGTAGATTTTGATTGTGGTGGTTCGCGTCTTGCCATCAGCATACTAGCAGCAAATTTAATTCGGGTACGCTTGGCACCAAAGGGCGAATTTATGCCGCGTCGGTCTTGGGCGGTGACACCCGATGATGCAGAATGGTCAGTTGTACCGTTTGAAGTAAAAGAAACTGATGCAGCGGTAGAAATTTTAACAGAACAGCTTCGCGTGCGCGTTCAACGTAACGAGTGTCGTGTAGAGTGTTTTGATCAAGCAGGTCAAGCGATCGCGCACGATACTGGTATGGGAATGGCTTGGCGTACAGGCGCGATCGTAACTTGGAAGCGCATCGAAGCTGACGAACATTTCTATGGCTTTGGCGAACGCACCCGACTACTCGACAAACTAAGCGAAGTTAAGACGAACTGGACACTTGATGCTCTAGATTATGACTCGCTCACTGATGAGATGTACACTTGCATCCCATTTTTTATCGCCCTGCGCCCAAATGTTAATTATGGCATCTTCTTCAACACCACATTCTGGAGTCAATTTGACATTGGTGCAGAAGAACCAGGAGTCTTGCGGATGGAAACGCGAAGCGATGAGTTGGATTATTACATCGTTTATGGTTCCGAACCCGCGCAAATTCTTCGCACCTACACCCAGTTAACCGGTAGAATGCCGTTACCGCCGAAGTGGGCTATTGGTTATCACCAATGTCGCTGGAGTTACGAGTCAGAAGATGTGGTGCGGGAACTTGCAGCCGAATTTCGGAAACGTCGCATTCCCTGCGATGTAATTCATCTAGATATCGACTACATGAACGGCTACCGGGTTTTTACCTGGAGTCCGAAGCGATTCTCTGAACCAGCAAAATTGGTAAGCGAACTGGCGCAGGATGGCTTCAAGACGGTGACTATTATAGATCCGGGAGTGAAGTATGAGCCAGAAGGCGATTATCACGTTTTCGACGCGGGTGTTGAAAAAGACTACTTTGTGCGAAAGACAGATGGTGAGTTATTCCACGGCTACGTTTGGCCGGATAAAGCTGTTTTTCCCGACTTTTTGCGTCCGGAAGTGCGAGAGTGGTGGGGTGATTTGCACCGCAGCTTAACTGAGGCGGGTGTTGCTGGGATTTGGAATGATATGAACGAACCAGCGATCGCAGATCGTCCTTTCGGAGATCCGGGGGAAAAAATTTGGTTTCCCCCCGATGCGCCGCAAGGTTCCGAAGCAGAACGCACTACCCACACCGAAACTCATAACTTATACGGACAGTCAATGGCGCAAGCTGCTTATGAAGGCATGAAAAAATTGCGTCCTAATCAGCGCTCGTTTATCTTAACCCGATCCGGTTTTGCCGGCGTTCAGCGTTACTCTTCCGTATGGATGGGCGATAATCAATCGTTGTGGGAATACCTGGAAAACTCGCTGCCGATGCTCTGTAATATGGGACTATCGGGTGTGGCTTTTGTCGGGTGCGATGTTGGCGGTTTTGCCGGAAATGCCACCGCTGAGTTATTTGCGCGGTGGATGCAAGTGGGGATGCTGTACCCACTGATGCGCGGACACTCGGCGATGACGACAGCGCAGCACGAACCTTGGGTATTTGGCGATCGCACAGAAAATATCTGCCGCGAATACATTAATCTCCGCTACCAGCTGCTACCTTATTTCTACACTCTTTTCTGGGAAGCCGCGACCACAGGCGCACCGATTTTGCGCCCTTTGCTGTATCATTTCCCCAACGATACCCACACTTATAAACTTTACGATCAGGTATTGCTCGGTTCGTCGCTGATGGCTGCACCCGTTTATCGTCCGGGAGTTGAATACCGCGCTGTGTATCTTCCCCAAGGTACCTGGTACGACTGGTGGACTGGAGAGCGTTACGAAGGAGCGACGCATATTTTAGCACACGCACCGTTAGAAAAAATGCCGCTTTACGTGCGTGCTGGTGCGATTATCCCAATGCAGCCTGTGATGCAGTATGTTGATGAGCGTCCATTAGAGGAACTTACTCTTCGCATCTTCCCCGGAAATGGCGAATTTACGCTTTACGAAGATGATGGGCATACTTTTGAATATCAAAATGGTGCTTGGGCGACTACAACTTACCGTGTTAGTTCTGAGGGGCTGGAAACAATTGTAGATATCGAAGCGCGTCAAGGGCAATGGACACCAAGTCGCGAAACCATTGTACAAGTTGTTGGTGTGGGCGAACAGCGTTTCGTTGATGATGGCACTTCGCGCCAGCTGAGGTTTTAA